A segment of the Elaeis guineensis isolate ETL-2024a chromosome 6, EG11, whole genome shotgun sequence genome:
AGGAATACAAAACAAAGAACTACTCAATGTGGGTTTGGTCATGATAACAACAAAAGAATTCCATGATGTGTaaagaaaatccaaatagggcatgtAAAAAGATTGAAAGTACAACCAATGTCTGAATGCCGGTGGCACCAAAATGCACGATAAAACCATGAAGCATTCAGTAATTAAGGATCTGATCTTAATTATGAAGAAATGACAGCACAAAACTCATACAGTCAACAACTGGGAGTATGAAACATGGGTTGTAATGGTAGCTTGAGTTTGTCTGTGTAGAGCCAACTGCATTCTTATGCTTTCATATCTTAACTTGACAGTACCAGGGTAATTTAGATTAGTTCATAATCCAAATACGATCCCATGGGATGATATATTATCATCTACTGGATAATATCTTTACAGATGAAATTGTCATAAATTTTGCCTTAATCCCTTGGTTATAGAGATGATTCTGCATACACCATTGGTTTTATATCAACTAGTCAAACTATTGAGGATTTGCAATCTGCCTAAGAATCAACTTTGGAAAAGTTTGAAAGCATATTTTATACATTTGCAGTTTCCAAGACAGAGACTGCACAGAAGGACAATCAGGTGTGCGTCATTATAGCACTCACCGCCTTTTCTCAAACCAGAACACTATTACTACCAAATTATCAGAATCTGCCATCCAAAATATTATCCATTGAGTCGAGCAAACAACATATCAAACAGAAAACAGAAATAATCAACAGACAAGGGGGAAAGAAAAAGAGCAATCCATGAACTAAAACATCCTACCTTGTCATTAACCTCGCAAAATTTCAATCTTTCAGTGAAAATGGAATCCCCATTGCTGACTTTGAACTGATGAGAACCAATCTGAACCAAATAaacaaactaaataatcaaaaacCTTTGAACCAATTGCAAAAACGATAGGAAAGAAGGATTTCTTTTTCACCATTCCCACCTGAACAACAGCAAAAACCGGTTCATATGGTTTGAATGGGTTTTCCGACGGATCCAACGGCCCAGTCACCTTGTACCCGATCTCAGACGCTTCTTTTATCTTCTCTTCCTCCGATTTACCTCGCTGAACCACGCATCTCGAAGCCTGAGCCTCGCCACCCTCTTCCTCGCAGCTCTCACCCCCTTCTTCCTCGTCTTCCTCCTCCTCATCGGACGGATTCGTCGGCCGAGAAGACAAGTGGCGCGTGATATTGAATTGAAGGGAATCGATGCCTCCGAATCCGGCGGGAGAATCGAAGGAGTTCAAGAGAGGACCTCGGAGGGTCCGGGGACCTAGAGCTCGAAAGATTAGGGTTTGGGGGTTCTCCAAGGCGGCGTTCGAGAGGAACCGAGATCGGAAATGGCGTGTGAGGGAAGCGAGGCATCGCCGGCACGCCATGATCTCTCTTCTTGTTCTCAGGCTccatagaagagaagaaagagcgaGGGTTTAGCTGGGGTTCCGTGTTCTCCCGTTTCGGATCCGGACTTAGAACATAAACCCGTttccatcaaagaaaaaaaaaaaacggattgcaatattattattttatattttaatcaagaAACTATATTAATATTTTGGCGATGAAGATGGTCCCCAAATGCCAACTCTCTTACCTAATTAATATTGGAGGAGATCCGGGAAGAGAAATTCAAGatttttctataaatattttaaacttttttaaattttattatttaaatattttatttttttattataatttttaatttttgatttttgagcTCTTAATAATAGACTTTAATGAATCAGTAAAAGTCCAAACAATCATGtgcatttatttttatttttttctcactaTTGAGCTTCTTTATGAAGTCCTTATTAAAGATTTTGATGAAtcaataaaaatctaaataatcacAAATACTCATACTTGGATGATCATAAAAAAGATCATTTTGAGAACTAATTTTTCACGTCCCATCcaaatttcttcctcttttctttctgattttttttttcaaatcttttttttgtaattatttttCTAGATACTGaaagaatttttatcaatctccTTCATGATCGTGCTTGCAGGCAGAGGATTTCGGAAGTATCttggaataatttttttagatttttttatactaATGACGAAAATATGTTTTAGGACAGTATCTAATATATTTTCagatttgatcatttttatattttgatattctataaatcatttataatttttctatgataaaattttgttaattttatttaatcttttaaatcacatTAGTAATTCTTAAAGTCCTATCCAACAATTAACCCAAGCAACTGTTCCATCCAATTATGATGTTAAATAGGAGTTAATAGTCCTTGTTGGTATCTATTATCAAAATTGGAATCCTATTTTCCTGTTCCTCTTTTTGTTTTCCGTCATCACCCTTGTGAAAATTTTGGCAGTATGAACAATAGGTCAATACTACTAATCTTTGTACTAGGGAATAAGATAATTCTTTTCTTATATTTAGGAAGACCAATGAGACCACCAAGTCTTGTActtgattttttgtttttttttttggtaaagaaagtCATACTTGATTATTACATGCAAAAACGTGTTGAATGTTGCGTTAGGTCTTTTAAGCGATCTCTCATAAACAGGAAGGATGAATCTTCTAACTTCCACTAGCTTTAAAACTCACATGATAATATAAACCAATAGTTATTATTGCTAACAAAGGATTTGCAGCTCTAACAACGTGTTTTAGTTTTTGGTAATCAGCTAGGTGTTTTAGTTGCATTATCTTCTCTGTGGGGTTTGGACCAACCCTGCTAGCTTCTTTATTAAATGTAGGAAGCTTGATTGGCACAAACATGTGTGATCGGATAGCTTATTAAAGTGGACCAAACTGGTTCCAAGAATAAAACCAAGGAAACTTTGCAAATTGGCGTAATGAAAATTACGAGCAACTTAGTTTTTGTTTTGTTAGTAAATTTTTTGCTATCTTGTCTACTTAAACATCTTCTACGTTAAGGTCATTGCCAAAATGGTAACAAATTATAGGGGGTTTGCTAAATTAGATAACTATTTATAAGAATATTAGATGATATTAGACTTAGTCAatttccatccaaaaaaaaaggaTATTAGACTTAGTCAATGATTCATAGAAACATCATAGCATGTGAAGTAGAATTTACCATTGACCGGTGTATTTATGATTAAATCTTGAACACGTTTGGTTTTTTGCTtcaccttttgcttcttcacttTTAGGATGCATCTCGATTTTGTGCAAACTAATTTCAGTTGAAATGCAAGGCTCACAAGTGATGATCTTCATCTCTTCATTAATGGATTTACTTATCAAATCTAGTCAATGTATTTGCTGATAATATGCATGGTGAAACAGGCAAATAAGAATTTGTGTTTCCACAGTTAGTACATACCTCTCTGCTGATACATGAAGGCTGTAAAACTGTTTTGGATTCGAGTAATGTAAATTGGAAGTATCAATTTGTTATTATGTTTTTGTGTTCTTAATGTTATGTCTGTCTTTACTTATATGGTGTATGCCAGGACATATTGGGCCTCTTGGTTCATATTCTTGTTAAGATGTAGGAGGATGGATGCTGCTGAGTTTGGTAATCTGGTTTCTCATGAATGGCATTGGGTGGTAAGTAATGTTAAAAGTCGATTAGACGAACCACTAACTTCCTCTAATATATTAGTGATTAGCCAACTTCTCATCCTTCTTCCCACTATGGAAAAATTATAGATCCTCTGCTGGTCATAGTTCAACATCCTCGTACAGAAGGTAGGTTTTCCCCATAAACACTCAGAAGTTCGAGAACATCTGCTGCTAGCGCTGCCACTGAAACTAATAAGTGTCAGCATGTGGACAATCAAATCTAGCTTAGAAGGTGTGCAATATGTCGTATTGACCGCTTTGCTCACTGGAGTCATCTCTGAGGTCACAACAGCTGGTCTCCTAGACATATTTTGCACTTAATGTTTCAGCCCAAGCAAGGGCCATTTGTGAATGTTGCAAGCTTCAGTTGCAAATGTACATTCgactcttccctttttttttctcctaatgcTGCCTTATTTGTGTACCTTCATCTTTGATCTGTCTGATTAAGAATGTCTTCAAAAGTTCAGGaaatttagttaaattaaaaaaaaaaaaaaaaatcaaaatcaggaGTTTACTTACCTAATTTCGTTATGAAATTTTGGCTCTATTATTGATCAGATAATTTGCAAGGAATGATTTTACAGGCAGATTCTAATGCTATTGAACCAATTGCTTTGTATTGCATTTTGTTTCTCAATAACTTGGTTGTACAAAAAACTGGTGAAGTTGTGCTTCCCTTTCATGCATTTATAACTTATTGATGGATCAATTCAGACCTAAAAATTACTAATGGATCAAATTCAGACCTAAAACTTGGTAATGCTGCAGCCTGCAAGGATGCCTCTTCTTTCGAAACCCAGCAAAAACAACATATTGAATGTGAAACCTCATACACAATGAACCATAAGAAAAAATGTGTTTGACCAGCAAGAACTACAATTTCATCTTATTGTGTACTAAAAATAAAGGATATAAAGAATGCCCGCATATCCACCAAACTACATAGGGGTAAACATGAGGAGCTCAATCTCGATGCTTCTTGCATCTTCTTAATGGTGACGTTGGTCACTTCTTTGGAAACTAGAAGTTAGAACATAGCAGCCTCTTCGGATGTCAATCTCTTGACAATATGGAATATTCTACACTCATCTGTTGGCTTAACAATTAAATTAAGCTTACATCATCCCTTTGATTTCTTGTATTTCACAATAAAGTCATCATCATTGTCACTGAAATCGACTCTTTTCTTTATCTTGACAACTCCATTCTTCCATACCTGTGGTTTCTTTGAGCTCTCCGGTTTCTCCTGCTTTGTGGATTTGATAGGAGTGCCCATACGCAGTTGCTGCTGCCTCCTCTGCTTTCTCTCATATGCTTTCTTTGCACGTTCAGGGGATAGTAAACCATGTTCCATCATCCTGTATGTTGGAAGGGCAAAATCTGTGAGATACTAAAGAGGTAGGAAGAAAGCATTCCAAATAAGTTTCGATTTCTGTATATATAGGGGGAGAAAATTTCTCAGGTTTGTGGTAGAGAATGTCCAAGTTTCCTACCTAGTTGGCAAGAGTGCAATTTGTGAGGCATGCACATAAATATAAAGTCCCTAACTCCCTATGATACCTATTGTGGAGGGATAACATTATTAGTCCCatatcggttgtgagtcaaggagAAGTCTGGCTTATATGAAATGAGACCTTCTTTCTCCCATGAGGtgccttttaaagggcaaaatcgTGAGGCCCCGTGCCATAATGGCTAAAGGTTGAAGTGGATAATAACTTATGTGCACGGAAGCGGAGACTGATCCATTCGAGTCATAAGTCCTTGCTCGCAATATTGACGCCATCTATGAAAATCAAACTATGATACACGTTTTGCCCATCATAGACTCCCCCTTGACTGAGGGATTATGTTATGGAGGGACggcatcattagtcccacatcgattgtgagtcaatgTGGAGTTTGGCTTATATGGAATGTGACCTTCTTTTCCTCGTGAGATACCAATATCTGCCTTGTGGATACTGCTCTGCCTCTAAACATCAAAGTCTACATAAGTCTAGATAAGATAGCTTATAAAAACCATGCCTTTATTGTAGTTTAATTCAGGGATTTCATGGGAGAGAGATCTATTAATTATTCCTAGTTTAAATTCCAGACCTGGACACTAAAGGACTGGCACTAGTACAAAAGCTAAGAAATTGGTCATGAAGATATTGGAAGGAATGATTACTCTTTTAGTGGAATGGACATAGCAAAGAATGATGAAGAAGATGACTAAGGATCCAAAGGGTGTAATTCATATTCTAAGGTATATATCTATAAATTGGAGAGAAGAAGATTGGGGAAAAAAAGGTCACTTCTCTTACGTAATGAGGATCAAACACTTTCTTGGCAGCCTGAAATGAGGATTCATTATTTAGTCCTTTTAGAGAGTCAATGGTAGAAAGCTTTGGGATTAAAGAATAAGTAGTCATATAAAAGTGAAACTGAATGCCTCTCTCTCTTGAAAATTCAGACTCCATATGATATCTGCTTTTTGTTAGTTGTGGAGAAGGCTCATATGAAAATATGGTGGAACAAAAAACAATAATGTTGACATATGAATAAAATAAAGTTAGTGCCAAAACTGCACAAGTTTTGGACAAAGCACCAGAGGAACTACTAAAGCATAAATAATTGAAACAATCCAAATCCAAAAAAGGAAATAAGATCTGTTTTATCTGAACAATGAACATGTTAAAGGAAAAATATTCTAGAGCCTGGGAAAAGATAAACAAGCATGACAACAAGAAGGGAGGGAAGAGGAAGAAATTTTTTGAATAGACATTGAAATgccttataatataataattgttGGTGCCCTTTCCCAAGACTAAGTCTTCCTCTTTAATAAGGAGAACAATTAGAACAATTCTTCTAGTTGAGTTTAAGATTCTACATGCATAAGATAACAAACTAGCGCTGGTTGTGGCTTGTGCTTTTGTTCaattaaaaataatcaaaaatcccTTTGGCAAATATCTTTTGGTCAGTCAACTTTGCCTTCAATTATGCGCAGTAGTTGCAAAAGATGATAAAAAACATAAAGCAATATGCGAATTGAGGGCTTTCGCTCCAAATCTTGCCTTTGCAATGCAACTTTTTATATCACTGGGGAGTCAGACCCAGTGATAATGCAGAAACCAAAGCTTTCTGAAAATCAAGCAAAATATTTCCAtagtttgattttctttttttttttcttttctcattttgTTTTGGCTCACAAGGTAAGTAGGCAGTGCAATCTAGTATTTCTAATTGTATGGAAATTACAGCCTTAAAGAAATCAATGCTATTAGTATGTCTTGCCAGAATAAATCCCTTCTATCTTTTCATATTCCCCAACTGAATGTAAAGAATATGTACTAAGCTTATTACATAACTTTCTTACATCATTGCGATCAAGGTTCGCAGACTTGATAGCGGAATCCATACCAGTTGCCGGCTGGTATTGTACCATATTGGATTGTACCGTACCGtatcgataataaaaaaaattaaaaaaaatcccaTCCACCAGCactaagaagaaaaaaagaaaattggacCAAACCGGCCCCAAATCAGAACAAACCACCCGATATCGGGCAGTTCAGGCCTATACCGTACCAAACTGATTGGTTCGGTACGATTCAGCCTATTTTTCGAAAATTCGACTGGAACCGGATCGGCTTCCTATCGGTACGGTTCGGTAGGGAGTGCACTGGCCGGTTTGGGCCAGTACGAAATACCATGATTGCAATTGACTGAAATAATCACGGTTTTATGAAAAGAAACAAATTCATCAAAACTTAACTGACAAATGCAGAAGTAAGTTATAAATTAAGAACCTGAAATTGGAAATAGCTAGCTCAACATGCTATTATGCATAAAACTGCAACGATTCTATGTTTAGCAAGGCAGCAACCTTTTTGAGTCAAACATCAGGAAATTAAAAGTACAAGAAAAAAGGGAAGTTCATTGAACTGACATCTATAACAAGCTTGAAATGAGGTGTCAATAAAGCATGCTCTCTAAGTTCCACAAAACAGCATATGGTCATCAAACACTAGTTCCAGGATAGTAATGATACAACCATAATGCCCTACTTTTAGCCACTTCTCTTGGGTGATCTACAATGCAGATATATTCATATATGATAAAACATAAATgtatgagttttatttttaattgaaaCTATGAGAAATATAATAAAACATTCACCCGAACAGTAAGAATCCAACCACAAACTACAACCAaagaaagcaagtaatatttacaACATAGaagctaaatttatttttcattttggcATGCTGGGAAGGGAGGGCGTGAAACCTACATGAGAATAGTAGTCTTACCAGAACTCTGCCATTTCACTGGATGGAATCTGTTTTGATAAGGATTCATAGAATATCCGCAAGGGTTCTCTCTGCCAAGTGTCCCACAACCATAGCATAAGAATTTTCTCCAAGGAATTTATCACCTTACGataagtaagaaaaaaaaaaaagaagtgattGTGCAAGTCTACAACCTCTTCGGGAGGGTCATGCTTCTGACCAGGCAAAGAATAGACCTTCTTCTCGGCCTTCACTCTGGCAGTTGTTGTTTTGGCAACACTTTTGGCAGCAGTTGACGATGATTTCCCTTTCACCTTCGTTACAgaatcaaaattttcataaatcaAACAGAAGAAAGACACACAGAGAGAAAAATGAAGTAATTGAGCACTCAAGTTGGAATTTAAGGGATTAAAAGAAATTAACTAGTCAACTGTTGCTCTAAGACCCAAAATCAAAATCATGAGCCAAACTAAAAGCAGATGGTTGCATTCCAAAACCTTCATCAAGATGTCTAACATAAAAGTGATCCAATTACAAGGACTAATTTATTTTAGAGTAAAACAAAaggaaatagaagaaaaaaaatgtacagctttttttataaaaaaaggaaaaaaaaaacgtcAAATTggtggatctgaaatcaaaacaaGACAGAATAAAGAACAGAAGTGAAAGCACCACAAATTACTGGAAAACACCAAAAATAAGGAATTTCCCTGCCAAATTCTCAACCGGATAATTCAGGACATGAGAAGCACATCACAAAATTAAAATTTGCTTGCTAAAAccacaaatcaaataaaaaaggaaaaccAAAGCaacaattatatatttatattaagatttgatcaaaCGGCATGAATCCTGGTCTGCATCTCTCTATAGTCCAACCAAAAATTTATCGTGAGACCGCCCAGCAACAAATCCACGTACCACAACCGATAGACCACAGGAATTCTCAGGCAAGATTGAAactttcccaccaaaaaaaaaaaaaaaaaacacgaggattagaggaatacctccgATTTGGAGGCCACGGTCACAGATTTCTTCTTCGAGACCAGAACCACCTTCCCTGATCCATCCACCTTCTTCGAACCCTCCGGCGAGGACACCCCCTTCCCCTTCCCGCTGCTGCCACTGCCGCCGCTACCGGTCCCCTTGACCGCCGCCGACGAAGACATCCTTACCACCACCCTCTCCCGATCCGACGGCCGAGACTGCCCGATAAGCGATCTCTAATCCACAAAATTCGGAGCTTGGAGGGCGGCGGCACGAGCTCGGGGTTGGGGCTGCGGGGGACCTAACCCGAGCCAACCGGCGGGGAGATCTGGGATTCCGCGCTGCACGAACTTGGATGCTGGGTGGTGATCCTTCACCATGCGATTGGATACGGTTCGGATATACTGACTCAAAGGAGTTCAGGTACGGTTGTGTCTATGAGTGTTCTCTATGCGGATGTCAGATCTGCCGCCCGTGTATCTTGCAAACGCATCCATCGGCTGCTTTTGGAGTCACGCGCGAATCGGGCTTACGGACCGACGGAGTCCGTGTCCGAAGGGGGGAACGAAATTTGAAATTACGGATTTGCCCTGACATGAGACGATGTGATCGACGTGATTCAGAGAACCCACCAAGGTGGAATTCCTGGCGAGAAAAAGGAGGAGTCCTCtacctaaataattttttttaaaaaaattatttataaaaataatataatttttaatttatttattaaattaatataaattctacAAAATATtactcaaaataatattttataatatccaCATCATcatctatttttcatctttttttcacgtagacgataaaaaaaaataaactcatcatttcaaatggtatttttgaaaataccatttcaag
Coding sequences within it:
- the LOC105047347 gene encoding uncharacterized protein isoform X2, with the translated sequence MACRRCLASLTRHFRSRFLSNAALENPQTLIFRALGPRTLRGPLLNSFDSPAGFGGIDSLQFNITRHLSSRPTNPSDEEEEDEEEGGESCEEEGGEAQASRCVVQRGKSEEEKIKEASEIGYKVTGPLDPSENPFKPYEPVFAVVQIGSHQFKVSNGDSIFTERLKFCEVNDKALDAKVIIFKKKRRKNYRRTKGHRQELTKLRITDIQGIGKSANVATNA
- the LOC105047347 gene encoding large ribosomal subunit protein bL21m isoform X1 — encoded protein: MACRRCLASLTRHFRSRFLSNAALENPQTLIFRALGPRTLRGPLLNSFDSPAGFGGIDSLQFNITRHLSSRPTNPSDEEEEDEEEGGESCEEEGGEAQASRCVVQRGKSEEEKIKEASEIGYKVTGPLDPSENPFKPYEPVFAVVQIGSHQFKVSNGDSIFTERLKFCEVNDKLILNRVLMLGSKTQTIIGRPVLPDAAVNAVVEEHALDAKVIIFKKKRRKNYRRTKGHRQELTKLRITDIQGIGKSANVATNA
- the LOC105047347 gene encoding uncharacterized protein isoform X3, producing the protein MACRRCLASLTRHFRSRFLSNAALENPQTLIFRALGPRTLRGPLLNSFDSPAGFGGIDSLQFNITRHLSSRPTNPSDEEEEDEEEGGESCEEEGGEAQASRCVVQRGKSEEEKIKEASEIGYKVTGPLDPSENPFKPYEPVFAVVQIGSHQFKVSNGDSIFTERLKFCEVNDKVFGMWISYLALMDVLNFEQGSDAGIKNSDNHR
- the LOC105047348 gene encoding uncharacterized protein, with amino-acid sequence MSSSAAVKGTGSGGSGSSGKGKGVSSPEGSKKVDGSGKVVLVSKKKSVTVASKSEVKGKSSSTAAKSVAKTTTARVKAEKKVYSLPGQKHDPPEEREPLRIFYESLSKQIPSSEMAEFWMMEHGLLSPERAKKAYERKQRRQQQLRMGTPIKSTKQEKPESSKKPQVWKNGVVKIKKRVDFSDNDDDFIVKYKKSKG